One genomic window of Tenacibaculum tangerinum includes the following:
- the feoB gene encoding ferrous iron transport protein B, whose product MSHRIRVALVGNPNTGKTSLFNQLTGLNQKVGNYPGVTVDKKQGIAKLSKDKRAIITDLPGTYSINPTSLDESIVLKTLMAAHKEETPDVIVVVADIENLKRNLLLFSQIQDLEIPTVLALNMADQLQRKGISIDIPALEKELHTKVILMSARTNEGIDDLKSVIANYKSLKVHSNFNELVEKIDPAYFNKLAKVGEDFTTYGLWMMLTKKHTLLLSSEEKERMKFFEGEEAKQKKYQHKETIYRYQKINAILKKTYHVDASKASDLRSKLDRVFTHKIFGYVIFFGLLLLIFQSIFDWAATPMDVIDGFFANIADFTKAKLPAGMFTDLLTDGVIPGIGGVVIFIPQIAILFLFIAILEETGYMSRVVFLMDKIMRRFGMSGKSVIPLISGTACAIPAIMATRTISSWKERLITILVTPFTTCSARLPVYAILIALTIPNTKVLGFFSLQGLTLLTLYILGFAAAFVAAYILHKTLKIKSNSFFIVEMPNYKLPSIKNVLYDVIEKTKAFVFGAGKIILAISIILWFLASHGPSSFDNAEKNVLKNTTNQQLSEAELSKKIASAKLENSYIGIAGKAIEPAVKPLGYDWKIGIGIISSFAAREVFIGTLATIYSVETDEENTSTIKQKMASEINPDTGEKRFNFATGISLLLFYAFAMQCMATLAIVKRETKSWKWPLIQLVSMGVLAYLSAFMAYQILS is encoded by the coding sequence ATGAGTCATCGTATTCGAGTAGCATTGGTAGGAAACCCTAATACAGGAAAAACATCATTATTCAATCAACTAACAGGTTTAAACCAAAAAGTTGGAAATTACCCAGGGGTTACAGTCGATAAAAAACAGGGTATAGCGAAACTCTCTAAAGATAAACGAGCTATTATCACCGATTTACCGGGCACCTATAGCATCAACCCTACTTCTTTAGATGAAAGTATTGTTTTAAAAACTTTAATGGCGGCACACAAAGAAGAAACACCAGATGTAATTGTGGTCGTTGCCGATATAGAAAACTTAAAACGAAACTTACTATTATTTTCTCAAATTCAAGATTTAGAAATTCCAACCGTGTTAGCTTTAAACATGGCAGACCAATTACAACGTAAAGGAATTTCTATAGACATACCTGCTTTAGAAAAAGAGCTACACACGAAAGTAATACTAATGTCGGCGAGAACGAATGAGGGAATCGACGATCTAAAAAGTGTCATAGCAAATTATAAAAGCTTAAAAGTACACTCAAATTTTAACGAGTTAGTAGAAAAAATAGACCCCGCATATTTTAATAAACTAGCTAAAGTAGGAGAAGATTTTACCACCTATGGTTTGTGGATGATGCTTACCAAAAAACACACCCTGTTACTTTCTTCAGAAGAAAAAGAAAGAATGAAGTTTTTTGAAGGCGAAGAAGCAAAACAGAAAAAGTACCAACACAAAGAAACCATATACCGATATCAGAAAATCAATGCAATTTTAAAGAAGACGTATCACGTCGATGCTTCAAAAGCGAGTGATTTACGCAGTAAACTCGATCGTGTGTTTACTCATAAAATATTCGGCTATGTTATTTTCTTCGGATTGTTATTACTGATTTTTCAATCTATTTTCGATTGGGCAGCTACGCCAATGGACGTTATTGACGGTTTTTTTGCCAATATAGCCGATTTTACCAAAGCGAAGTTGCCTGCGGGAATGTTTACCGACCTGTTAACCGACGGTGTTATTCCAGGGATTGGAGGAGTCGTGATTTTTATTCCGCAGATTGCTATTTTATTTCTATTCATCGCCATATTAGAAGAAACAGGATATATGAGTAGGGTGGTGTTTTTAATGGATAAAATTATGCGTCGTTTCGGTATGAGTGGTAAAAGTGTTATCCCTTTAATTTCTGGGACTGCTTGTGCCATTCCTGCAATTATGGCTACACGAACCATATCAAGCTGGAAAGAACGATTAATTACCATCTTAGTAACGCCATTTACCACCTGTTCGGCACGATTACCTGTGTATGCAATTTTAATTGCATTAACCATACCCAATACCAAGGTGTTAGGCTTTTTTAGCTTACAAGGGCTAACACTGTTAACGTTATATATATTAGGTTTTGCAGCAGCATTTGTGGCAGCATATATATTACATAAAACACTCAAAATAAAAAGCAATTCGTTTTTTATTGTTGAAATGCCTAACTATAAATTGCCTTCGATAAAAAATGTATTGTATGATGTAATTGAAAAAACAAAAGCCTTTGTTTTTGGAGCAGGAAAAATCATTTTAGCCATTTCAATAATACTATGGTTTTTAGCATCACACGGTCCGTCATCTTTTGATAACGCAGAGAAAAATGTACTTAAAAACACTACAAACCAACAGTTATCAGAAGCCGAATTATCCAAAAAAATAGCCTCTGCTAAATTGGAGAATTCCTACATCGGAATTGCTGGAAAAGCAATAGAACCCGCTGTAAAGCCTTTGGGATACGATTGGAAAATAGGTATAGGAATCATCAGTTCATTTGCAGCTAGAGAAGTGTTTATTGGTACCTTGGCAACTATTTATAGTGTTGAAACAGATGAGGAAAACACCTCAACGATAAAACAAAAAATGGCATCAGAAATCAATCCAGATACAGGAGAAAAACGATTTAATTTCGCAACAGGAATATCGTTGCTACTATTCTATGCCTTTGCTATGCAATGTATGGCAACGTTAGCCATTGTAAAACGTGAAACAAAAAGCTGGAAGTGGCCTCTAATTCAATTAGTAAGCATGGGTGTTTTAGCCTATTTATCTGCCTTTATGGCTTATCAAATTTTAAGTTAA
- a CDS encoding FeoA family protein: protein MSTIASLHIGEKGIISEECLDKIPLKLLEMGCLPGTEVELLQIAPLKDPMYICVNGSHLAIRKETACQISILKL from the coding sequence TTGAGTACAATTGCATCATTACATATAGGAGAAAAAGGAATTATATCTGAAGAATGCTTAGACAAAATTCCGTTAAAATTATTAGAAATGGGTTGTTTACCAGGAACTGAGGTAGAATTGCTTCAAATAGCTCCTTTAAAAGACCCGATGTACATTTGTGTTAATGGCAGTCACTTAGCAATTCGAAAAGAAACAGCTTGTCAAATTTCAATTCTTAAATTATAA
- a CDS encoding DUF3575 domain-containing protein, which translates to MKKVLLVVVVFISSFVHAQQEVKVDLLDALAFKTLEFSYEYYTTERSSIGVSALFNFEKRTADFKYNEQQMFTPFFRHYFTNNRNWNHFGEVFMGINTGEREVELDGATNTYKKYTDGALGIAVGSKYVSSGGFVIDVYAGLGRNLFTSESRSIVPRIGVNLGYRF; encoded by the coding sequence ATGAAAAAAGTACTTTTAGTCGTTGTAGTTTTTATCAGCTCTTTTGTGCATGCGCAACAAGAAGTTAAAGTAGATTTATTAGACGCTTTAGCGTTTAAAACCTTAGAGTTTTCTTACGAGTATTATACAACCGAGCGTTCATCCATAGGTGTTTCAGCGTTGTTTAATTTTGAAAAAAGAACGGCAGACTTTAAATATAACGAACAACAAATGTTTACTCCATTTTTTCGTCACTATTTTACTAACAATCGTAATTGGAATCATTTTGGAGAAGTTTTTATGGGAATCAACACAGGAGAAAGAGAAGTTGAACTTGACGGGGCTACTAATACCTATAAAAAATATACTGATGGAGCTTTAGGTATAGCAGTGGGTTCAAAATATGTGTCTTCTGGAGGCTTTGTTATTGACGTTTATGCTGGTTTAGGAAGAAATCTGTTCACTTCAGAATCGCGTTCAATTGTGCCAAGAATCGGTGTAAATTTAGGATATCGTTTTTAA
- a CDS encoding DUF2723 domain-containing protein produces the protein MTEFNYKKWNIILGWVSFAIALITYTLTLEPTVSSWDCGEYIATAVNLEVGHPPGAPLFQMLGAFFAMFTSDPSQLAKMVNFMSGLASAFTILFMFWTITNLARKMAIKNGKLGNNEAIAVLGSGLVGALAYTFSDSFWFSAVEGEVYAMSSFLMALLFWLGLRWESELNTPRGDKWLVLISFVVGLSFGVHILSLLVIPSIVMLYFFKTYKNITIKTTAIATLISILVLVFVFKFLFPFTLKFFSAAELFFINQVGLPYNSGTIIAGIVLIGLFVYALKYTRKKNLVTANTLVLSVLFIMVGFSSWLMLPIRANADTIINENNPSSARELLAYYNREQYGDANIFYDNYYSVAYDREQDAEQPYKDDKPKYEKIDGKYVIVNRYKNVLPNYSSKHKGFIPRMVNPASEQAYKSIAGIPARSKRRPTFLENMKFMIDFQFGYMYGRYFMWNFVGRQNDIQGQLDENGNWLSGITLVDEFFLGSQQNLPDDVKNNKGRNTYFFLPFILGLIGLLYQLNRDKKNFYVLTLFFLFTGLAIIFYTNPKPFEPRERDYAVVGSFYVFAIWIGFGVLALYDYFKKYASKKIVAIAVSVISLLAVPTLMAFQNWDDHDRSDRYLAQLNAQTYLESCDPNAIIFTIGDNDTFPLWYMQQVEGVRRDIKIVNTSLFQTDWYIDQMKKKTYDAEPIPSQLTHDQYKYGTLDMAYYYPIPQLKDSILSIKDFMRWIASDNDATYLDAGDGAKEKFYPTNKIRIPVNKENALKTGLVAPKDADKILDYIDITVDDRALSKARILMLDILNNFDWKRPIYFTGGANADEEYIWLKDYLQLDGMAYKLVPIKTPIEGRTIFDMGRIDPEKMYDNVKKWDWKTINNGEIYLDEQSKRNAISLRNNLIRLSEEFLQEGDSVNAKDVLDLSLHKMPIKDFDHYNFSLGYPELYYRIGDIDKARQTAETLADIFQQKLRYYSTFKPEDIGLIIDNLETNLYMYENLVQQITRYDTDQEYGKKFFEGYITHAQLFSHLMPEDEPELPQELDTIKP, from the coding sequence ATGACTGAGTTTAACTATAAAAAGTGGAACATCATTTTAGGATGGGTTTCGTTTGCAATAGCCTTAATCACCTATACCCTAACACTTGAGCCTACGGTAAGTTCATGGGATTGTGGAGAATACATCGCAACTGCCGTAAACTTAGAGGTCGGGCATCCTCCTGGTGCTCCTTTATTTCAAATGCTAGGTGCATTTTTTGCGATGTTTACGAGCGACCCTAGCCAGTTGGCAAAAATGGTCAACTTTATGTCGGGGTTAGCAAGTGCTTTTACCATCCTTTTTATGTTTTGGACCATTACCAATTTAGCCAGAAAAATGGCTATAAAAAATGGAAAGTTAGGTAATAACGAAGCCATCGCTGTGCTAGGCAGCGGATTGGTAGGTGCCCTAGCCTATACTTTTTCTGATAGTTTTTGGTTCAGTGCGGTAGAAGGAGAGGTGTATGCCATGTCTTCTTTCTTAATGGCTTTACTATTTTGGTTAGGTTTACGTTGGGAAAGTGAATTGAACACTCCAAGAGGAGATAAATGGTTGGTACTTATCAGTTTTGTGGTTGGTTTGTCTTTTGGAGTGCATATCTTATCACTTTTGGTTATTCCATCTATTGTGATGCTGTATTTTTTCAAAACGTATAAAAATATCACAATAAAAACAACTGCCATAGCTACCTTAATTTCAATACTCGTTCTAGTTTTTGTATTTAAATTTTTATTTCCTTTTACTTTAAAATTCTTTAGTGCTGCGGAGCTATTCTTTATCAATCAAGTAGGATTGCCCTATAATTCAGGAACCATTATTGCAGGCATTGTTTTAATAGGATTGTTTGTTTACGCACTCAAATATACCCGTAAAAAGAACTTGGTTACTGCAAACACGTTGGTGCTTTCTGTATTATTTATTATGGTTGGATTTTCATCTTGGTTAATGCTACCCATTCGTGCCAATGCCGATACGATTATCAATGAAAATAATCCATCAAGTGCCCGTGAATTATTAGCTTATTATAACCGTGAGCAATATGGCGATGCCAATATTTTTTACGACAATTACTATTCTGTAGCCTATGATCGAGAACAAGATGCAGAGCAGCCATATAAAGACGATAAACCTAAGTACGAAAAAATAGATGGCAAGTATGTAATTGTAAATAGATATAAAAATGTACTTCCTAATTACTCAAGCAAACACAAAGGATTCATTCCTCGTATGGTAAATCCTGCCTCTGAACAAGCATACAAAAGTATTGCGGGTATTCCTGCACGTAGTAAAAGACGCCCAACCTTTTTAGAAAACATGAAGTTTATGATTGATTTTCAATTCGGGTATATGTATGGGCGTTATTTTATGTGGAATTTTGTTGGTCGCCAAAACGATATTCAAGGACAGTTGGATGAAAATGGAAACTGGTTAAGTGGTATCACTTTAGTTGATGAATTCTTTCTAGGCTCACAACAAAACTTGCCCGATGATGTTAAAAACAACAAAGGACGTAATACGTACTTCTTTTTACCCTTTATTTTGGGTCTTATTGGTTTATTGTACCAACTTAATCGAGATAAAAAGAATTTTTATGTACTAACCTTGTTCTTTTTATTTACAGGGCTCGCCATTATATTTTATACCAACCCTAAACCTTTTGAGCCTCGTGAACGTGATTATGCCGTAGTGGGTTCGTTTTATGTGTTTGCTATTTGGATTGGTTTCGGAGTGCTTGCACTGTATGATTACTTTAAAAAATACGCTAGTAAAAAGATAGTTGCTATTGCTGTTTCTGTCATTTCATTGCTAGCAGTTCCTACGTTAATGGCCTTTCAAAACTGGGACGACCACGATAGATCAGACCGTTACTTGGCACAATTAAACGCACAAACCTATTTAGAAAGTTGCGATCCGAATGCCATTATTTTTACCATTGGCGATAACGATACTTTCCCGCTTTGGTACATGCAACAAGTAGAAGGTGTTCGTAGAGATATTAAGATTGTAAACACCAGTCTTTTTCAAACAGATTGGTATATCGACCAAATGAAAAAGAAAACGTACGATGCCGAGCCAATTCCGTCGCAGTTAACACACGACCAATACAAATACGGAACACTAGATATGGCATATTACTATCCGATTCCGCAGTTAAAAGATTCCATTCTTTCTATTAAAGATTTTATGCGATGGATAGCAAGTGATAATGACGCAACCTATTTAGATGCAGGAGACGGTGCAAAAGAAAAGTTCTATCCAACTAATAAAATACGTATTCCTGTTAACAAAGAAAATGCCTTAAAAACTGGATTGGTAGCACCGAAAGATGCAGATAAAATACTAGACTATATAGACATTACAGTAGACGATAGAGCGTTATCGAAAGCTAGAATTTTAATGCTAGATATTTTAAATAATTTCGACTGGAAACGTCCAATTTATTTTACAGGTGGTGCTAACGCTGATGAAGAATACATCTGGTTAAAAGATTACTTGCAATTAGATGGAATGGCTTATAAATTAGTTCCCATTAAAACACCAATTGAAGGACGAACTATTTTTGACATGGGACGTATAGACCCTGAAAAAATGTATGACAATGTTAAAAAATGGGATTGGAAAACCATTAATAATGGTGAAATATACTTAGATGAGCAAAGTAAGCGCAATGCTATTTCGTTACGTAATAATTTAATTCGTTTGTCTGAAGAGTTCTTGCAAGAAGGAGATTCGGTAAATGCGAAAGATGTGTTAGATTTATCGTTACACAAAATGCCTATCAAAGATTTCGACCATTACAATTTTTCATTAGGCTATCCTGAACTGTATTATCGTATCGGTGATATTGATAAGGCTCGACAAACTGCGGAAACCTTAGCTGATATTTTCCAGCAAAAACTTAGGTATTACAGTACCTTTAAACCTGAAGATATTGGTTTAATTATCGATAATTTGGAAACTAATTTGTACATGTATGAAAACTTAGTTCAGCAAATTACTCGATACGATACCGATCAAGAATATGGCAAGAAGTTTTTTGAAGGTTACATAACTCATGCGCAACTGTTTAGTCATTTAATGCCTGAAGACGAACCTGAGTTGCCACAAGAACTCGATACTATCAAACCTTAA